From Synechococcus sp. A10-1-5-1, a single genomic window includes:
- a CDS encoding HEAT repeat domain-containing protein, translating to MSNQELDQLFADLEHPNPYIQTQAFTAMAERWQVEAIPRLIGLLSQPNVGLRRASVRALGSFGETAMQPIADCFKATEEATVRASCVKAYAQLASNYPGLRFSEGAMTVLRDGLNDESPVVAVASVMALGQVGQQAVSLLLEVSRGENPAQGVAAINALAEIDDPSVEQGFNTLLNEEKLDSYVKETLNSAIMRVRDLRARQAS from the coding sequence GTGAGCAACCAAGAACTAGACCAGTTATTTGCAGACCTAGAGCATCCGAATCCCTATATCCAAACCCAAGCCTTTACGGCCATGGCTGAGCGTTGGCAAGTCGAAGCCATCCCTCGATTGATTGGGTTACTCAGTCAGCCCAATGTTGGACTGAGAAGAGCATCGGTACGGGCATTGGGATCATTTGGCGAGACAGCAATGCAGCCCATTGCCGATTGCTTTAAGGCCACGGAAGAGGCGACGGTTCGTGCAAGCTGCGTGAAAGCCTATGCACAACTCGCATCAAACTATCCGGGACTTCGTTTCAGCGAAGGAGCCATGACCGTCCTACGGGATGGACTCAACGATGAATCACCCGTTGTCGCCGTGGCATCGGTGATGGCCCTCGGTCAGGTGGGGCAACAAGCCGTGTCATTGCTCCTTGAGGTGAGCCGCGGGGAGAACCCCGCTCAGGGAGTGGCGGCCATTAATGCCCTTGCGGAGATTGATGATCCCTCTGTGGAGCAAGGTTTCAACACTCTCCTCAACGAAGAGAAGCTGGACAGCTACGTCAAAGAAACCCTCAACTCAGCCATCATGCGGGTCAGGGACCTCCGGGCTCGTCAGGCCTCTTGA
- a CDS encoding HEAT repeat domain-containing protein yields the protein MPEAHSLSVNGQPQQLNEQEASQLAEELKQQLRSGNLPPSDTDAIEKMVAGLGDPRGLMRLTFAESLGVVGKAAVPSLCRALSGHDSVTVRRAAAKTLTLIEDPRALPVLLEALRSDPDPVVQGSAVGAMAAVGAEAIPLLLDVLIHPESTAMQLGLASWALAFVGARAPDALRDAASSEHPEIRCAAIAALGDQIQSLADDVAKDLVVRALSDVDADVRAEAATLLGKLHDPVWAAPQLEPLLQDSVGQVRKNAALSLMKLRATRSIDVLQSRLDQEIQPDVQSVLSLAISQLKNQEA from the coding sequence GTGCCCGAGGCCCACTCTCTATCCGTCAACGGGCAGCCCCAGCAGCTCAACGAACAGGAAGCGAGTCAGCTTGCAGAAGAGCTCAAGCAACAACTTCGCAGCGGGAACTTACCCCCGAGTGACACGGACGCCATCGAAAAAATGGTGGCTGGCCTAGGTGATCCGAGGGGCTTGATGCGCCTGACCTTTGCTGAGAGTCTCGGTGTCGTCGGCAAGGCAGCCGTGCCTTCTCTTTGCCGCGCATTGTCAGGCCATGACAGCGTCACGGTTCGACGAGCAGCCGCAAAGACGCTGACCTTGATCGAAGATCCCCGGGCGCTTCCTGTTCTGCTGGAGGCTCTCCGCAGCGACCCCGATCCAGTGGTCCAAGGGTCTGCGGTTGGCGCGATGGCGGCGGTCGGAGCTGAGGCCATTCCTCTGCTGCTGGACGTTTTGATTCATCCAGAGAGCACGGCCATGCAACTGGGGCTCGCCAGTTGGGCGCTTGCATTCGTCGGTGCCCGAGCCCCTGATGCCCTTCGGGACGCCGCCTCATCGGAGCATCCAGAAATTCGCTGTGCGGCGATCGCAGCACTCGGGGATCAGATCCAAAGCCTGGCGGATGACGTCGCTAAAGATCTTGTGGTTCGAGCCCTATCTGACGTCGATGCCGATGTTCGTGCCGAGGCGGCAACGTTGCTTGGCAAGCTCCATGACCCGGTCTGGGCTGCACCTCAGCTGGAGCCATTGCTCCAGGATTCAGTTGGTCAAGTTCGCAAGAACGCTGCGCTTTCCCTGATGAAGCTCAGGGCCACCCGATCGATTGATGTGCTTCAAAGCCGGTTGGACCAGGAGATCCAACCGGATGTGCAGTCCGTTCTGTCTCTTGCGATCAGTCAGCTCAAGAATCAAGAGGCCTGA
- a CDS encoding DUF2656 family protein has protein sequence MTCFVLSHNLQVHSDAVPGLTADALAEGLKVSSPHIAVAEPLEHPHWLVRIESELDAAALALELTRSWRAMRKSMGHAEDHELLALGGRKDSQGMPGSPLQQGSWGVDVVETSDGDAFLKAINWDGLKQGRPVDGVFEERG, from the coding sequence ATGACCTGCTTCGTTCTCTCACACAACCTGCAGGTTCACTCCGATGCAGTGCCAGGTCTGACTGCTGACGCGCTGGCAGAAGGTCTAAAAGTGAGCAGCCCACACATCGCCGTCGCCGAGCCACTGGAGCACCCCCATTGGCTTGTCCGCATCGAGTCGGAGCTTGACGCCGCCGCCCTTGCTCTGGAGCTAACACGCTCTTGGCGTGCAATGCGCAAGTCCATGGGCCACGCAGAGGACCATGAGCTGCTTGCACTGGGTGGACGCAAAGACAGCCAGGGGATGCCGGGCTCACCTCTCCAACAAGGGAGCTGGGGCGTTGACGTCGTCGAAACCAGCGATGGGGACGCCTTCCTGAAGGCCATTAATTGGGACGGACTGAAGCAAGGCCGTCCCGTTGATGGTGTCTTCGAAGAGCGGGGCTAA
- a CDS encoding HEAT repeat domain-containing protein — protein sequence MSRFNNIHLGLSHEEALRILTLAEADLEAASDYYMAASHLINFPGDASEEALITLLEQASESQSIKLAQRKAVEVLGQLNAQQAIPVIGTCLDSDDIYLVENSAWALQQLNCQDETLHQRLTNLLQDERQNRRVIIQSLAGLKIKEAVERIRTLIDDPQPGVRGAARAALAQLIDERAHLEAIEDHLVLPNQMDRQAAIQDIIDARSIELLPSVLKAPVSPAFRLRALKALWPEQTKECRGLSLTTAIDGLLQDEPEDLVLVHRYDQTPEHAFLLQEFFGTDFSRCYLALQNLKGQSAETIWPLIKQRWEEEAHNDYGAHYFFIHLFQELVNWPDAALSEIGTWLMDAADTLRPQFMKSKPAAILTLATVLPERCRQELERWSDPEQTPFWESRYAALMAMEQLGLQPTRTEDPNPFVTARIESFSD from the coding sequence GTGAGTCGCTTCAACAACATCCACCTGGGCTTATCGCACGAGGAGGCTCTCCGCATCCTCACACTGGCAGAAGCGGACCTAGAAGCGGCCAGTGATTACTACATGGCCGCTTCTCACCTGATCAACTTCCCAGGCGATGCATCGGAAGAAGCCTTAATCACACTGCTAGAGCAGGCCAGTGAGAGCCAATCCATCAAGCTCGCGCAACGCAAAGCCGTTGAAGTTCTGGGTCAGCTCAATGCACAGCAGGCCATACCTGTCATTGGTACATGCCTGGATAGCGACGATATTTACCTCGTTGAAAACAGTGCCTGGGCACTGCAGCAGCTCAACTGTCAAGACGAAACACTGCATCAACGCCTCACCAACCTGCTTCAGGATGAAAGGCAAAACAGGCGAGTCATTATTCAAAGCCTTGCCGGCCTGAAGATCAAAGAGGCCGTCGAACGCATCAGAACACTGATCGATGATCCCCAACCAGGGGTACGTGGTGCCGCACGAGCAGCATTGGCACAACTGATCGACGAACGAGCGCATCTCGAGGCCATTGAGGACCACCTCGTTCTGCCAAACCAGATGGACCGGCAGGCAGCAATCCAGGACATCATTGACGCACGTTCCATAGAGCTATTGCCAAGTGTGCTCAAAGCACCTGTCTCACCAGCCTTTCGCTTAAGAGCCCTAAAAGCCCTGTGGCCAGAACAGACCAAAGAGTGCAGGGGTCTCTCTCTGACCACTGCAATTGATGGACTCCTGCAGGATGAGCCAGAGGATCTTGTGTTGGTGCATCGGTATGACCAGACTCCAGAGCATGCCTTCCTTCTGCAGGAATTTTTTGGCACGGATTTCAGCCGTTGCTATCTCGCCCTCCAGAACCTCAAGGGACAATCCGCGGAAACCATCTGGCCGTTAATCAAGCAGCGCTGGGAGGAGGAAGCGCACAACGACTATGGAGCCCACTATTTCTTTATCCACCTGTTTCAAGAACTGGTGAACTGGCCCGATGCGGCCCTAAGCGAAATCGGAACCTGGCTGATGGATGCCGCGGACACACTGCGTCCGCAGTTCATGAAATCAAAACCGGCAGCCATTTTGACTCTCGCAACGGTTCTACCCGAGCGATGTCGTCAAGAGCTCGAGCGTTGGAGTGATCCCGAGCAGACGCCATTTTGGGAAAGCCGCTATGCGGCACTGATGGCGATGGAGCAGCTCGGTCTTCAACCAACCCGGACAGAGGATCCGAACCCATTTGTCACAGCAAGGATCGAGTCGTTTAGCGACTGA
- a CDS encoding CpeR family transcriptional regulator gives MPVSPSENQLRVWIRSQHLICLGTDFIFETVDQAQLERFERCLVEIGGSIRTVEAVGNWPMGPNRAFKILRATASVPRPGGEKLVQYWASRGSSQTRYSEISR, from the coding sequence ATGCCGGTTTCTCCATCCGAGAACCAGTTGCGTGTATGGATTCGCTCCCAACACCTGATTTGCTTGGGAACGGACTTCATTTTTGAAACGGTGGATCAGGCTCAACTGGAGCGTTTTGAGCGCTGTCTGGTGGAGATCGGCGGTTCCATACGCACTGTTGAGGCCGTCGGGAATTGGCCGATGGGACCGAATCGTGCTTTCAAAATCCTTCGTGCCACAGCCAGTGTGCCCAGGCCTGGCGGGGAGAAGCTTGTGCAGTACTGGGCTTCCCGCGGTTCAAGCCAGACCCGCTACTCCGAGATCAGTCGCTAA
- a CDS encoding chromophore lyase CpcT/CpeT, whose product MHDSLLFARTLCGHYSNRAQAQADPSKFAHINIFFLPLPWDVLQAPGFYSEQSYDHDPWRPYRQGVHRLRAGESGIHIVENFGISNAERVAGAPQHLPLLNEIKIDRLQPRCGCSMHFTGDSKLGYQGSVEPGKGCLVPRDGKLTYLVSEVFVDQSSWASRDRGFDPDTDQLVWGSEHGLLKFERLAFLAEHLQEDWLVGLSD is encoded by the coding sequence ATGCACGATTCGCTTCTCTTTGCCCGCACGCTCTGCGGTCACTACAGCAACCGTGCCCAGGCCCAGGCAGATCCCAGCAAGTTCGCCCATATCAATATCTTCTTTTTACCGCTCCCCTGGGATGTGCTTCAGGCACCCGGCTTCTATTCCGAGCAAAGTTATGACCACGATCCCTGGCGCCCTTACCGCCAGGGCGTCCACCGTTTACGGGCAGGTGAGTCTGGAATTCACATTGTGGAGAACTTTGGTATCAGTAACGCCGAACGAGTCGCGGGTGCGCCGCAACACCTTCCACTGCTAAATGAGATCAAGATTGATCGCCTGCAGCCGCGTTGCGGTTGCTCGATGCATTTCACAGGTGACTCCAAGCTTGGATATCAAGGTTCTGTTGAGCCGGGTAAGGGGTGCTTGGTCCCGCGCGATGGCAAGCTCACTTACCTCGTCAGCGAGGTGTTTGTTGATCAGTCGTCGTGGGCGAGTCGAGATCGAGGCTTTGACCCTGATACCGATCAGTTGGTTTGGGGTTCAGAGCATGGATTGCTGAAGTTTGAGCGGTTGGCTTTCCTCGCGGAACACCTTCAAGAAGACTGGCTCGTTGGCCTGAGCGATTAG
- a CDS encoding phycobiliprotein lyase: MNLTSFVERSAGTWRSMRSGHSLAFQQFEEVLSQITIEQLTSHDQRVLDLLESTSQDPALIQCPFRMEWSAESDWEPDDPSEVSSGSCVLVPVPEDQTSGALLRSVGYAEAEQAISQYRFLSDGTFVLTTKYGQSIAEERIWFVSEHVRCRSSVLRTSEGSGVLQTSFASEVRRLTL; this comes from the coding sequence ATGAATCTGACGTCGTTTGTTGAGCGCAGCGCAGGAACCTGGCGCTCCATGCGAAGTGGTCATTCCCTTGCTTTTCAGCAATTCGAAGAGGTGCTCAGTCAGATCACGATTGAGCAGCTCACATCTCATGATCAACGGGTCCTGGACCTCCTTGAGTCCACTTCCCAGGATCCAGCGTTGATTCAGTGCCCCTTCCGAATGGAGTGGAGTGCCGAGAGCGACTGGGAGCCTGACGACCCTTCAGAGGTCTCGAGTGGCTCTTGTGTTCTCGTTCCTGTTCCTGAGGATCAGACCAGTGGCGCTCTGCTTCGCAGCGTCGGTTATGCCGAGGCAGAGCAGGCCATCTCTCAATACCGTTTTCTCTCTGATGGCACCTTTGTGTTGACCACAAAGTACGGCCAGTCCATTGCGGAAGAGCGGATCTGGTTTGTCTCAGAGCATGTGCGCTGCCGTTCATCAGTCCTTCGTACTTCGGAGGGTTCGGGAGTGCTGCAAACGTCGTTTGCTTCCGAAGTCCGGCGGCTCACGCTCTGA
- a CDS encoding phycobilisome rod-core linker polypeptide, with amino-acid sequence MTDTTAVIRAAYRQVFGNAHLMDEERCTSAESLFVNGDLTVQGLVTALAQSDTYRRLFLEKNGPYRFVELNFKHLLGRAPHNQAEVSEHVQRLANEGYEAEINSYTFSDEYIGAFGLDHVPSMRGASTQVGQSNLSYTRSVAMDSGFAGFDGSRQSRLTTSLGTASAPAAGPKLPGPGNRDGKRYTIKWTTAAPVGVRRRSVQTSTAPYSSLSTAIQGIQRRGGRILSIANT; translated from the coding sequence ATGACTGATACCACTGCTGTAATTCGAGCTGCCTACCGCCAGGTCTTTGGCAATGCTCACTTGATGGATGAGGAGCGTTGCACTTCAGCCGAGAGTCTGTTTGTCAATGGCGATCTGACGGTTCAAGGCCTTGTCACGGCCTTGGCTCAGTCCGACACCTATCGGCGTTTGTTCCTCGAGAAAAACGGTCCCTATCGTTTCGTCGAACTCAACTTCAAGCACCTGCTTGGGCGTGCACCCCATAACCAAGCTGAGGTTAGTGAGCACGTTCAGCGTCTCGCCAATGAGGGTTACGAGGCTGAGATCAACAGCTACACCTTCAGTGATGAATACATCGGGGCTTTTGGCCTCGACCATGTTCCCTCGATGCGTGGAGCATCCACCCAGGTCGGTCAGAGCAACCTGAGCTACACCCGATCTGTCGCGATGGATTCTGGCTTTGCCGGCTTCGATGGCTCGAGGCAATCACGCTTGACCACAAGTCTGGGAACCGCCTCTGCACCTGCTGCTGGGCCCAAGCTTCCTGGACCTGGAAACCGTGATGGCAAGCGCTACACGATCAAATGGACCACAGCCGCTCCGGTGGGTGTGCGTCGCCGCTCCGTGCAGACCAGCACGGCTCCCTACAGCTCCTTGAGCACGGCCATTCAGGGGATTCAGCGCCGTGGTGGGCGCATCCTTTCTATTGCGAACACTTAA